Proteins encoded together in one Streptomyces sp. NBC_01216 window:
- a CDS encoding GtrA family protein yields MTVTWQVVRFALVGVVNTATYYGLYLILTLWLPYLAAHVLAFAFSMVGSFFLTSYFTYRTRPTWRKFLLFPLTNAANFVITTVGVYLLVDVAGLDSRPAPLIAAAAAIPVTFLLSRTIMLRPDTTRTSDSLVGTVAPK; encoded by the coding sequence ATGACGGTGACCTGGCAGGTGGTGCGCTTCGCACTGGTCGGGGTCGTGAACACGGCCACCTACTACGGCCTCTACCTGATCCTCACGCTGTGGCTGCCCTACCTCGCGGCCCATGTGCTCGCCTTCGCGTTCTCCATGGTCGGCTCCTTCTTCCTCACCTCCTACTTCACCTACCGCACCCGTCCCACCTGGCGGAAGTTCCTGCTCTTCCCGCTCACCAACGCGGCGAACTTCGTGATCACCACGGTCGGCGTCTACCTCCTCGTCGACGTCGCGGGGCTCGACAGCCGCCCCGCCCCGCTGATCGCCGCCGCCGCGGCGATCCCGGTGACCTTCCTGCTCTCCCGAACGATCATGCTGCGACCCGACACCACCCGAACATCCGACTCGTTGGTCGGGACAGTCGCCCCGAAGTAG
- a CDS encoding SurA N-terminal domain-containing protein, producing the protein MHRRTALAVSAAFLAAAPLLTACGGAAHPGAAAVVGGERIEVSSLQAQVADVRTAQQNSPQAAQLIQATGDLSREKLNVMIFDRVVDRVAEDNGLGADRGEIQRARAEFARQSGGEDQLAAMLLQQQGVAPDQIDGVVRRTVLMNKIAEKLGIANTPEGQQKLTRVFTDASTALEIDVNPRFGAWDDDKIQLGTFTAPWLRQISKAPEPVEAGA; encoded by the coding sequence TTGCACCGCCGCACCGCGCTCGCCGTCTCCGCCGCGTTCCTCGCCGCGGCCCCGCTGCTCACCGCCTGCGGCGGTGCGGCCCACCCAGGTGCCGCGGCCGTCGTCGGCGGCGAGCGGATCGAGGTGTCCAGTCTCCAAGCGCAGGTGGCGGACGTCCGGACCGCCCAACAGAATTCACCCCAGGCCGCCCAGCTGATCCAGGCGACCGGGGACCTCAGCCGTGAGAAGCTCAACGTGATGATCTTCGACCGGGTGGTGGACCGGGTCGCCGAGGACAACGGCCTCGGCGCCGACCGCGGCGAGATCCAGCGGGCCCGTGCCGAGTTCGCCCGGCAGAGCGGCGGTGAGGACCAGCTCGCCGCGATGCTGCTCCAGCAGCAGGGCGTCGCCCCGGACCAGATCGACGGGGTGGTCCGCCGCACGGTCCTGATGAACAAGATCGCCGAGAAGCTGGGAATCGCGAACACTCCCGAGGGCCAGCAGAAGCTCACCCGGGTGTTCACCGACGCCTCCACCGCGCTGGAGATCGACGTCAATCCGCGCTTCGGTGCCTGGGACGACGACAAGATCCAGCTCGGCACCTTCACCGCACCGTGGCTGCGGCAGATCAGCAAGGCCCCGGAGCCGGTCGAGGCCGGCGCCTGA
- a CDS encoding N-6 DNA methylase: MPESAAEVTAAGIARLAGVGRAAVSNWRRRHPDFPRPVGGTETSPSFVLADVEQWLRAQGKLAEVPLRERVWQQVAGHPSGVVTALVRAGAVLLLLRERSAAWLELAAASDERLAETLPAALEETLTRRFGAERAVRTPPAAELAGSVPLLRGAAELAAEAGARQVFEFLLGRHLDANPRQYTLTPPGPAALMAALAATSSDARPTVLDPASGSGTLLRAVRTPSVLCAQDTDPDLAALAALRLALASGAEVRVRTGDSLRADAFPGLAADAVLCHPPFNERNWGHEELAYDPRWEYGFPARTESELAWVQHALARLRPGGTAVLLMPPAAASRRSGRRIRADLLRKGALRAVVALPAGAAPPYGIPLHLWVLRRPATGVAASPELLLVDATGDGRPGAAGRDRLDWPAVHTAVLDAWLPFDKHGTVAETPGASRAVPVIELLDDDVDLAPARHLPPPAAGGGATELAEVRERLSATLSRTVALTPPPAAPPRTDPAGAARPTGVTVGELARAGALELRAGGASSAGASAGPVRVLTEHDVLATQQASGTLPEEAAEDAVLLRAGDVVVPVLGGGSVARVVDETTAGAALGRNLQLLRPDPAALDPWFLAGFLRGTANHRQASSYASTATRLDVRRLQLPRLPLAEQQRYGERFRALAVFEEALRLAGRLGERLVRGMYDGLADGTVEP; this comes from the coding sequence GTGCCGGAGAGCGCAGCAGAGGTGACCGCCGCCGGAATCGCCCGGCTCGCGGGAGTCGGCCGGGCCGCGGTGAGCAACTGGCGGCGCAGACACCCCGACTTCCCCCGCCCGGTGGGCGGCACGGAGACCAGTCCGTCCTTCGTGCTCGCCGACGTCGAACAGTGGCTGCGTGCCCAGGGCAAGCTCGCCGAAGTGCCGTTGCGCGAACGCGTCTGGCAGCAGGTCGCGGGCCACCCGTCCGGTGTGGTGACCGCGCTCGTGCGGGCCGGCGCGGTGCTGCTGCTCCTGCGGGAGCGGTCCGCGGCCTGGCTGGAGCTCGCCGCCGCCTCGGACGAGCGGCTCGCCGAGACCCTGCCGGCCGCCCTGGAGGAGACCCTCACTCGCCGCTTCGGCGCCGAACGGGCCGTCCGCACCCCCCCCGCCGCCGAACTGGCCGGCTCCGTCCCCCTACTGCGCGGGGCCGCCGAACTCGCCGCGGAGGCGGGCGCCCGGCAGGTCTTCGAGTTCCTGCTCGGACGTCACCTCGACGCCAACCCGCGGCAGTACACGCTCACCCCGCCCGGCCCCGCCGCGCTGATGGCCGCCCTCGCCGCCACCTCCTCCGACGCCCGCCCCACCGTGCTCGACCCCGCCTCGGGCTCCGGCACACTCCTGCGCGCGGTCCGGACCCCGAGCGTGCTCTGCGCCCAGGACACCGACCCCGACCTGGCCGCCCTCGCCGCCCTGCGCCTGGCCCTGGCCTCCGGAGCCGAGGTCCGCGTACGTACCGGTGACAGCCTGCGCGCCGACGCCTTCCCGGGGCTCGCCGCGGACGCGGTGCTGTGCCACCCGCCGTTCAACGAGCGCAACTGGGGTCACGAGGAACTCGCCTACGACCCGCGCTGGGAGTACGGCTTCCCGGCCCGGACCGAGTCCGAGCTGGCCTGGGTCCAGCACGCCCTGGCCCGGCTCCGCCCCGGCGGGACAGCCGTCCTCCTGATGCCTCCGGCCGCCGCCTCACGACGCTCCGGCCGCCGTATCCGCGCCGACCTGCTCCGCAAGGGCGCCCTGCGGGCCGTCGTCGCGCTGCCCGCGGGCGCCGCGCCCCCGTACGGCATCCCGCTCCACCTGTGGGTGCTGCGCAGGCCCGCCACCGGAGTCGCCGCCTCCCCCGAACTGCTGCTCGTCGACGCCACCGGCGACGGTCGGCCCGGTGCCGCGGGACGCGACCGGCTCGACTGGCCGGCCGTGCACACCGCCGTCCTCGACGCCTGGCTGCCGTTCGACAAGCACGGCACCGTCGCCGAGACCCCCGGCGCGAGCAGGGCGGTGCCCGTCATCGAACTCCTCGACGACGACGTCGACCTGGCCCCCGCCCGTCATCTGCCGCCGCCGGCCGCCGGCGGCGGGGCCACCGAACTGGCCGAGGTCCGCGAGCGGCTGTCCGCCACGCTGAGCCGGACCGTCGCCCTCACACCGCCGCCCGCCGCGCCGCCCCGCACCGACCCGGCCGGGGCGGCCCGGCCGACCGGCGTCACCGTCGGCGAACTCGCCCGTGCCGGGGCACTCGAACTGCGCGCCGGCGGGGCGAGCAGCGCGGGCGCCTCGGCCGGCCCGGTCCGCGTCCTCACCGAGCACGACGTGCTCGCCACCCAGCAGGCATCCGGCACGCTCCCCGAGGAAGCCGCCGAGGACGCCGTCCTGCTGCGCGCCGGCGACGTCGTCGTCCCGGTCCTGGGCGGCGGCTCGGTCGCCCGGGTCGTCGACGAGACCACCGCCGGAGCGGCCCTCGGCCGCAACCTCCAGCTCCTGCGGCCCGACCCGGCCGCGCTCGACCCCTGGTTCCTGGCCGGCTTCCTGCGCGGGACCGCCAACCACCGCCAGGCCAGCAGCTACGCCTCCACCGCCACCCGGCTCGACGTCCGCCGCCTCCAGCTTCCGCGCCTCCCTCTCGCCGAACAGCAGCGGTACGGCGAGAGGTTCCGCGCGCTGGCGGTGTTCGAGGAGGCGCTGCGGCTCGCGGGGCGCCTCGGCGAACGACTGGTCCGGGGCATGTACGACGGACTCGCGGACGGCACCGTCGAGCCGTGA
- a CDS encoding phospholipase D-like domain-containing protein, whose translation MMIKGKFRTAATSLALGGLLLATPAAGAAEPVPTVTTGPVFNDPSGDTAAEGRILSHLGRLVDGAEAGSSIRISLYLYGSQWLTDRLLAAHARGVTVQMILDHDTAGYPAVSNLRNGLTGDSWVRVCEAEEACLAKDPGTTAADPDGWYDNVNHNKTFLFSRTRGNGAVAVDDVVVQSSGNLVEWDRTSGWNDAMTVVGNKALFDAYTAYFTDQARAAAGEVPRVADYAHDTQAGPAKVYFFPRSDTDVIVNVLRTVARPVGTAPPCHGNDAGFGTSDGRTRIRIAQGHITRPEVAEQLWRLADAGCLVEIVYRKLDNWPLNPDTAARVADWLTRPTARGRIALHQLGNDVRGGTGTHTKYLLVEGTYYGGANKKIVFTGSHTYTVTALKYNDETLLKYEDPAVFDAYVANFEAQRTAAEGEGR comes from the coding sequence ATGATGATCAAAGGCAAGTTCAGAACGGCCGCCACCTCGCTCGCGCTGGGAGGTCTGCTCCTGGCCACACCGGCGGCCGGGGCGGCCGAGCCGGTGCCGACGGTCACCACCGGCCCCGTGTTCAACGACCCCTCGGGAGACACGGCCGCCGAGGGGCGGATCCTGTCCCATCTGGGACGCCTGGTCGACGGCGCGGAAGCGGGATCGTCCATCCGGATATCCCTGTACCTCTACGGGTCGCAGTGGCTCACCGACCGGCTGCTCGCCGCCCACGCGCGCGGCGTGACGGTCCAGATGATCCTCGACCACGACACCGCCGGATACCCGGCCGTGTCGAACCTGCGGAACGGGCTGACGGGGGACTCCTGGGTGCGGGTCTGCGAGGCGGAGGAGGCGTGTCTCGCCAAGGACCCGGGCACCACGGCCGCGGACCCCGACGGCTGGTACGACAACGTCAACCACAACAAGACCTTCCTGTTCTCCCGCACCCGGGGCAACGGCGCGGTCGCCGTGGACGACGTGGTGGTGCAGTCCTCCGGCAACCTCGTCGAGTGGGACCGCACGTCGGGCTGGAACGACGCGATGACGGTCGTCGGCAACAAGGCGCTGTTCGACGCGTACACGGCGTACTTCACCGACCAGGCCAGGGCCGCCGCCGGTGAGGTGCCCCGGGTCGCCGACTACGCCCACGACACGCAGGCGGGCCCGGCCAAGGTGTACTTCTTCCCGCGCTCGGACACCGACGTGATCGTGAACGTCCTCAGGACGGTGGCCAGGCCGGTCGGCACCGCGCCGCCCTGCCACGGCAACGACGCGGGCTTCGGCACCTCCGACGGGCGGACGAGGATCCGCATCGCCCAGGGTCACATCACCCGCCCCGAGGTGGCCGAGCAGCTGTGGCGGCTCGCCGACGCCGGCTGCCTGGTCGAGATCGTCTACCGCAAGCTCGACAACTGGCCGCTCAATCCGGACACCGCGGCGCGGGTGGCGGACTGGCTGACCCGGCCGACCGCGCGGGGCCGCATCGCACTGCACCAGCTCGGCAACGACGTGCGCGGCGGCACCGGTACCCACACCAAGTACCTGCTGGTGGAGGGCACGTACTACGGAGGAGCGAACAAGAAGATCGTCTTCACGGGCAGCCACACCTACACCGTCACGGCGCTCAAGTACAACGACGAGACGCTGCTCAAGTACGAGGACCCGGCGGTCTTCGACGCCTACGTGGCGAACTTCGAGGCCCAGCGGACAGCGGCCGAGGGGGAGGGCCGGTAG
- a CDS encoding cytochrome P450 family protein → MHDQLPASAPELFTWEFATDPYPAYAWLREHAPVHRAKLPSGVEAWLVTRYADARQALADQRLSKNPAHHDEPVHAKGKTRIPGERKAELMTHLLNIDPPDHTRLRGLVSKAFTPRRVAEFAPRVRELTDQLIDRFAREGSADLIHDFAFPLPIYAICDLLGVPPEDQDDFRDWAGMMIRHGGGPRGGVARSVKKMRGYLAELIHRKREDPGDDLISGLIRASDHGEHLTENEAAAMAFILLFAGFETTVNLIGNGMYALLRHPGQRERLQTSLAAGDRGLLETGVEELLRYDGPVELATWRYAREPLALGGRDIPAGDPVLVVLAAADRDPARFDEPDTLDLSRRDNQHLGYGHGIHYCIGAPLARLEGQTALAALLTRLPDLRLACDPADLRWRGGLIMRGLRTLPVEFTPLAN, encoded by the coding sequence ATGCACGACCAGCTCCCCGCGTCCGCGCCGGAACTCTTCACCTGGGAGTTCGCGACCGACCCCTATCCCGCCTACGCGTGGCTGCGCGAGCACGCGCCCGTGCACCGCGCGAAGCTGCCGAGCGGCGTCGAGGCATGGCTGGTGACACGCTACGCGGACGCCCGGCAGGCCCTCGCCGACCAGCGGCTCTCCAAGAACCCGGCGCACCACGACGAGCCCGTGCACGCCAAGGGGAAGACCAGGATCCCCGGGGAGCGCAAGGCCGAGCTGATGACCCACCTGCTCAACATCGACCCGCCGGACCACACCCGGCTGCGCGGACTCGTCTCGAAGGCGTTCACCCCGCGCCGGGTCGCCGAGTTCGCCCCGCGCGTGCGGGAACTGACCGACCAGCTCATCGACCGGTTCGCGCGGGAGGGCAGCGCCGACCTCATCCACGACTTCGCCTTCCCACTCCCCATCTACGCCATCTGCGACCTGCTCGGCGTACCGCCCGAGGACCAGGACGACTTCCGGGACTGGGCCGGAATGATGATCCGGCACGGCGGCGGGCCGCGGGGCGGGGTCGCCCGCTCGGTGAAGAAGATGCGCGGATATCTCGCGGAGCTGATCCACCGCAAGCGTGAGGATCCGGGCGACGACCTCATCTCCGGTCTCATCCGGGCCTCCGACCACGGTGAGCACCTCACCGAGAACGAGGCGGCGGCGATGGCCTTCATCCTGCTCTTCGCGGGCTTCGAGACCACCGTCAACCTGATCGGCAACGGGATGTACGCGCTGCTGCGCCATCCCGGGCAGCGCGAGCGGCTCCAGACCTCGCTCGCGGCGGGCGACCGGGGGTTGCTGGAGACCGGCGTCGAGGAACTGCTCCGCTACGACGGGCCGGTGGAACTGGCGACCTGGCGGTACGCCAGGGAACCGCTGGCCCTCGGCGGCCGGGACATCCCGGCCGGGGACCCGGTGCTCGTCGTGCTCGCCGCCGCCGACCGGGACCCGGCGCGGTTCGACGAGCCGGACACGCTCGACCTGTCCCGGCGCGACAACCAGCACCTCGGCTACGGGCACGGCATCCACTACTGCATCGGTGCCCCGCTGGCCCGGCTGGAGGGCCAGACGGCGCTGGCCGCACTGCTGACCCGACTGCCCGATCTGCGACTTGCGTGCGATCCGGCCGATTTGCGCTGGCGGGGCGGGCTCATCATGCGCGGATTGCGCACGCTTCCGGTGGAGTTCACCCCTCTTGCGAACTGA
- a CDS encoding globin domain-containing protein: MDPQLLRSTFAVVERRAEHAVTYFYSHLFWNNPGVRELFPEDMRPQRDRLFAALTEVVTRLEDPGLAEYLAHLGRDHRKYLAAPALYAAVGASLVAAFAHAAGASWSVEAEKAWTEAYGFVADLMMTGAERARESGEPVWWDAEVVRHERLGDDLAVLTLRPRQPYPYRPGQYVGVSSPRVPRIWRTYSVANAPRPDGTLDLHVSLIRGGLMSTALVDGVRVGETLRLSPPGGGLTARTPLGKPRTYIAAGTGWAPVKALLEELAEAPGDTEARLFLVARAREYLYGRAEAERLGERIPGLRLSCITAAPRGRRAQATERLHQALGMCGHWPAHDVYLAGPARLLDETVPVLEHLGADPGRVLHDVLPAVGRFLVRPATPAERLLDPPTPEWHNPEGRAPRSR, from the coding sequence GTGGACCCTCAGTTGCTCAGGAGTACGTTCGCGGTCGTCGAGAGACGCGCCGAGCACGCCGTGACGTACTTCTACTCGCATCTCTTCTGGAACAACCCCGGTGTGCGGGAGCTGTTCCCCGAGGACATGCGCCCGCAACGCGACCGGCTGTTCGCCGCGCTCACCGAGGTCGTGACCCGGCTGGAGGACCCCGGCCTGGCGGAGTACCTCGCGCATCTGGGGCGCGACCACCGCAAGTACCTCGCCGCGCCCGCGCTCTACGCCGCGGTCGGGGCCAGCCTGGTCGCGGCCTTCGCGCACGCCGCCGGGGCCTCCTGGAGCGTCGAGGCCGAGAAGGCGTGGACCGAGGCGTACGGCTTCGTCGCGGACCTGATGATGACGGGCGCCGAGCGGGCGCGGGAGTCCGGGGAGCCGGTCTGGTGGGACGCCGAGGTGGTGCGGCACGAGCGGCTCGGGGACGACCTGGCGGTCCTGACGCTGCGGCCCCGGCAGCCGTACCCCTACCGGCCGGGACAGTACGTCGGCGTGAGCTCGCCCCGGGTCCCTCGGATCTGGCGTACCTACTCGGTCGCCAACGCGCCCCGCCCGGACGGGACACTGGACCTGCACGTCAGTCTCATCCGCGGCGGGCTGATGAGCACGGCACTGGTCGACGGGGTGCGGGTGGGAGAGACGCTGCGGCTGAGCCCGCCCGGCGGCGGGCTGACCGCGCGGACCCCACTCGGGAAGCCGCGCACCTACATAGCCGCCGGCACCGGGTGGGCGCCGGTGAAGGCGCTCCTCGAAGAGCTGGCCGAGGCCCCCGGGGACACCGAGGCGCGCCTCTTCCTCGTCGCGCGGGCCCGGGAGTACCTCTACGGGCGCGCGGAGGCCGAGCGGCTCGGGGAGCGGATTCCCGGCCTGCGGCTGAGCTGCATCACCGCGGCGCCGCGCGGTCGCCGCGCCCAGGCCACCGAGCGGTTGCACCAGGCCCTGGGGATGTGCGGCCACTGGCCCGCGCACGACGTGTACCTCGCCGGGCCGGCCCGCCTCCTCGACGAGACCGTGCCCGTACTGGAGCACCTCGGCGCCGATCCCGGCCGGGTCCTGCACGACGTGCTGCCGGCCGTGGGCCGGTTCCTCGTGCGCCCGGCCACCCCGGCGGAGCGTCTGCTCGACCCGCCGACCCCGGAATGGCACAACCCCGAGGGTCGGGCACCCCGGTCCCGCTGA
- a CDS encoding glycosyltransferase family 2 protein, which yields MLLSIVVPCFDEEEIIGRFHDHVTTELARFDGEFELVYVDDGSQDRTLPLLEEIAASDPRARYVSFSRNFGKEAAMLAGLQHAEGDAVVIMDADLQHPPELVHRMVALHAEGYDQVIARRTRTGDRVTRTVTARAYYWAVNRLVDVELVDGVGDFRLLSRRTVDSILELTEYNRFSKGLFAWVGFRTTTFAYENETREDGRSKWSFGKLLNYGLDGLLSFNNKPLRAAVYLGMALVSVALAYAAWIVGVALVNGVDTPGYVTLIVTVTALAGVQMVMLGLVGEYVGRIYYEVKRRPHFLVKATNAGVPRQHRRPEELARR from the coding sequence GTGCTGCTCTCGATTGTGGTCCCGTGTTTCGACGAAGAGGAGATCATCGGTCGTTTCCACGACCATGTCACCACCGAACTCGCGCGATTCGACGGTGAGTTCGAGCTGGTCTACGTGGACGACGGAAGCCAGGACCGTACGCTCCCGCTCCTGGAGGAGATCGCCGCCTCCGACCCCCGCGCCCGCTACGTCTCCTTCAGCCGCAACTTCGGCAAGGAGGCGGCGATGCTGGCCGGCCTCCAGCATGCCGAGGGCGACGCCGTCGTGATCATGGACGCCGACCTCCAGCATCCGCCGGAGCTCGTGCACCGCATGGTGGCCCTGCACGCCGAGGGATACGACCAGGTCATCGCCCGCCGGACCCGCACCGGCGACCGGGTGACCCGGACCGTTACCGCCCGCGCCTACTACTGGGCGGTCAACCGCCTGGTGGACGTCGAGCTGGTCGACGGCGTCGGCGACTTCCGACTCCTCTCCCGCCGCACGGTCGACTCGATCCTCGAACTGACCGAGTACAACCGCTTCTCCAAGGGCCTCTTCGCCTGGGTCGGATTCCGCACCACCACCTTCGCGTACGAGAACGAGACGCGCGAGGACGGCCGCTCGAAATGGAGCTTCGGGAAACTGCTCAACTACGGTCTCGACGGGCTGCTCTCGTTCAACAACAAGCCGCTGCGGGCGGCCGTCTACCTGGGCATGGCCCTGGTATCCGTCGCCCTGGCCTACGCGGCCTGGATCGTCGGAGTCGCCCTGGTGAACGGCGTGGACACGCCCGGATACGTCACGCTGATCGTCACGGTCACGGCACTGGCGGGCGTCCAGATGGTGATGCTCGGACTGGTCGGCGAGTACGTGGGCCGTATCTACTACGAGGTGAAGCGGCGCCCCCACTTCCTCGTGAAGGCGACGAACGCGGGCGTCCCGCGGCAGCACCGGCGCCCCGAGGAGCTCGCACGACGATGA
- a CDS encoding LppU/SCO3897 family protein, translating into MTTPPAPQDPELPVAPAAPAEPEKKKGGLGKKILGVLVAIAVILFWRVGLPHLTGEAPVHAEAGDCVVVTGPNDDPDVETKGCTEKVADLYKVVKVVDNTFDLDKCEGVAEVALAQQLDMDKFVLCLDPVKN; encoded by the coding sequence ATGACCACGCCTCCCGCGCCGCAGGACCCTGAGCTGCCCGTCGCCCCCGCCGCGCCGGCCGAGCCCGAGAAGAAGAAGGGCGGCCTGGGCAAGAAGATCCTCGGCGTCCTCGTGGCGATCGCCGTCATCCTGTTCTGGCGCGTGGGCCTCCCGCACCTCACGGGCGAGGCCCCCGTGCACGCGGAGGCCGGGGACTGCGTCGTCGTGACCGGTCCGAACGACGACCCCGACGTCGAGACCAAGGGCTGCACCGAGAAGGTCGCCGACCTCTACAAGGTCGTCAAGGTCGTCGACAACACCTTCGACCTCGACAAGTGCGAGGGCGTGGCCGAGGTCGCCCTCGCGCAGCAGCTCGACATGGACAAGTTCGTCCTCTGCCTGGATCCCGTCAAGAACTGA
- a CDS encoding serine/threonine-protein kinase, with protein MNGRVIGSRYELSTLIGQGGMGQVWTAYDGRLDRRVAVKLLRPDYLAAATAADEIRRRFVRECRVTAQVDHPGLVTVHDAGSDGDDLYLVMQYVEGADLADHLAEHDPYPWEWAVSVAAQLCAVLAAVHAVPIVHRDLKPRNVMVRPDGTVTVLDLGVASVLDTDTTRLTHTGSPIGSPAYMAPEQAMGGAVGPYTDLYALGILLHELLSGNVPFAGSTALGVLHRHLYEPPPPVSQVRPGVPKALEALVLRLLAKDPQHRPSGAHEVYEQLLPLLPARGTPVGPLDPTRPFLRPHAPWPDRAAPPPPPAPPNAPARTDVAAAVDEAKRLLGEGSLTQAVDILGGILPVAASEHGEHSPVVRILRRQYAATLLDDGQYRRALPELRRLADDRAVEAGPSDEEALQFRYDAAQCLEQLGETAAALAEYRALLPYHENGAPGADQSRAFDIRRRTGNLLLAMGDHTAASRQLQALLYDTERAYGPYHPLPTDLRRALDRQRQMGRLG; from the coding sequence GTGAACGGACGCGTCATCGGGAGCCGTTACGAACTCTCCACGCTCATCGGGCAGGGCGGCATGGGGCAGGTCTGGACGGCGTACGACGGACGGCTCGACCGCCGGGTCGCGGTCAAACTCCTGCGTCCCGACTACCTGGCGGCGGCGACCGCCGCGGACGAGATCCGGCGCCGCTTCGTCCGTGAGTGCCGGGTCACCGCCCAGGTCGACCATCCGGGCCTGGTCACCGTCCACGACGCCGGCAGCGACGGCGACGACCTGTACCTGGTGATGCAGTACGTCGAGGGGGCCGACCTCGCCGACCACCTCGCCGAGCACGACCCCTACCCGTGGGAGTGGGCCGTCTCGGTCGCCGCCCAGCTGTGCGCGGTGCTCGCCGCCGTCCACGCGGTCCCGATCGTCCACCGCGACCTCAAGCCCCGCAACGTGATGGTCCGCCCCGACGGCACCGTCACCGTCCTCGACCTCGGCGTCGCCTCCGTCCTGGACACCGACACCACCCGCCTCACCCACACCGGCTCACCCATCGGCAGCCCCGCCTACATGGCGCCCGAGCAGGCCATGGGCGGCGCCGTCGGCCCGTACACGGACCTGTACGCGCTCGGCATCCTGCTCCACGAACTCCTCAGCGGAAACGTGCCGTTCGCCGGCTCCACCGCGCTGGGCGTGCTGCACCGGCACCTCTACGAACCGCCACCGCCGGTCAGCCAGGTGCGGCCCGGGGTCCCGAAGGCCCTGGAGGCGCTCGTGCTGCGTCTGCTCGCGAAGGACCCCCAGCACCGCCCGTCCGGCGCGCACGAGGTGTACGAACAACTGCTGCCCCTGCTCCCGGCGCGCGGGACGCCCGTCGGGCCGCTCGATCCGACCCGCCCCTTCCTGCGCCCGCACGCGCCCTGGCCCGACCGCGCCGCTCCGCCCCCGCCGCCCGCCCCGCCGAACGCCCCCGCGCGGACCGACGTCGCCGCCGCCGTCGACGAGGCGAAGCGACTGCTCGGGGAGGGCTCCCTCACCCAGGCCGTCGACATCCTCGGCGGCATCCTGCCGGTCGCCGCGTCCGAGCACGGCGAGCACTCGCCGGTCGTCCGCATCCTGCGCAGGCAGTACGCCGCGACCCTGCTGGACGACGGCCAGTACCGCCGCGCCCTGCCGGAGTTGCGCCGGCTCGCCGACGACCGCGCGGTGGAGGCCGGACCGTCCGACGAGGAGGCCCTCCAGTTCCGCTACGACGCGGCGCAGTGCCTGGAGCAGCTCGGCGAGACCGCGGCGGCGCTCGCGGAGTACCGGGCCCTCCTGCCGTACCACGAGAACGGGGCGCCCGGCGCGGACCAGAGCAGGGCCTTCGACATCCGCCGCCGGACCGGGAACCTGCTGCTGGCGATGGGGGACCACACGGCCGCGAGCCGGCAACTCCAGGCGCTGCTCTACGACACGGAGCGGGCGTACGGCCCCTACCACCCGTTGCCGACGGATCTCCGGCGCGCACTGGACCGGCAGCGTCAGATGGGGCGCCTGGGGTGA
- a CDS encoding nucleoside triphosphate pyrophosphohydrolase, giving the protein MNAEAPLGTGRIVLLTTSHRVAPGLLSWPAWQVLRGADRVLCADEHHPQLPYLREAGVAVEHTSLAAPELVDACAGGRTVVVLPSGEGDRALTDGLARLAGSGRIAMPDLELLPGSYDLPGSRLLDLVQVMDRIRRECPWSSRQTHAGLAKYGIEEAYELVEAIEDGNREDLREELGDVLLQVVFHARIAEEDEEAPFSVDDVAGTIVEKLIHRHPHVFGDASASTPEDVKAHWLRTKAVEKQRDSVTDGVPLGQPGLALAAKLAGRVRTAGLDVKPPLGEGVGYELLHLAARAEAQGVDPEAALRAAARVYRDTIRAAEGHGPGTEG; this is encoded by the coding sequence GTGAACGCTGAAGCACCCCTCGGCACCGGCCGCATCGTCCTGCTCACCACCAGCCACCGGGTCGCCCCGGGACTGCTGTCCTGGCCGGCCTGGCAGGTGCTGCGCGGAGCCGACCGGGTGCTGTGCGCCGACGAGCACCACCCGCAGCTGCCGTACCTCCGCGAAGCCGGGGTCGCCGTGGAGCACACCTCGCTCGCCGCGCCGGAACTCGTCGACGCCTGCGCCGGCGGCCGGACCGTCGTCGTCCTGCCCTCCGGCGAGGGCGACCGGGCCCTGACCGACGGGCTCGCCCGGCTGGCCGGCTCCGGCCGGATCGCGATGCCCGACCTGGAACTCCTCCCCGGTTCCTACGACCTGCCCGGCTCCCGGCTCCTCGACCTCGTCCAGGTCATGGACCGCATTCGCCGCGAGTGCCCCTGGTCCTCGCGCCAGACCCACGCGGGGCTCGCCAAGTACGGCATCGAGGAGGCGTACGAACTCGTCGAGGCCATCGAGGACGGGAACCGCGAGGACCTGCGCGAGGAACTCGGTGACGTCCTGCTCCAGGTCGTCTTCCACGCCCGGATCGCCGAAGAGGACGAGGAGGCACCCTTCTCGGTCGACGACGTCGCAGGCACCATCGTCGAGAAACTGATCCACCGCCACCCGCACGTCTTCGGTGACGCGAGCGCGAGCACCCCCGAGGACGTCAAGGCGCACTGGCTTCGCACCAAGGCCGTGGAGAAGCAGCGTGACTCGGTGACCGACGGAGTGCCCCTCGGTCAGCCCGGTCTGGCGCTCGCCGCCAAGCTGGCGGGCCGGGTCCGGACCGCCGGCCTGGACGTGAAGCCGCCCCTGGGGGAGGGCGTCGGCTACGAACTGCTGCACCTCGCCGCCCGCGCGGAGGCGCAGGGAGTGGACCCGGAGGCGGCCCTGCGGGCCGCCGCCCGGGTATACCGGGACACCATCCGCGCGGCGGAGGGACACGGCCCCGGCACCGAGGGCTGA